One genomic segment of Stenotrophomonas sp. 704A1 includes these proteins:
- the cyoD gene encoding cytochrome o ubiquinol oxidase subunit IV, with amino-acid sequence MAHVETSRAGNAHGSTRSYLIGFVLCALLTVVPFALVMNPVLSRPLTLFLLVGFAVAQILVQLVYFLHMDRKSEGGWNLASFVFTLVILFIVVALSIWIIWSMHYHMMIN; translated from the coding sequence ATGGCCCACGTCGAAACTTCGCGCGCCGGCAATGCGCACGGTTCAACCAGGTCGTACCTGATCGGCTTCGTGCTGTGCGCGCTGCTGACGGTGGTGCCGTTTGCGCTGGTGATGAACCCGGTGCTGTCGCGGCCGCTCACGCTGTTCCTGCTGGTCGGCTTCGCCGTCGCGCAGATCCTGGTGCAGCTGGTGTACTTCCTGCACATGGACCGCAAGTCGGAAGGTGGCTGGAACCTGGCCAGCTTCGTATTCACCCTGGTGATCCTGTTCATCGTGGTCGCGTTGTCGATCTGGATCATCTGGAGCATGCACTACCACATGATGATCAACTGA
- a CDS encoding DUF2231 domain-containing protein: MVNPVAQAHRGLGTTLFSLLNPIPFGFFVAGLIFDILYLNTAEVMWGKSAAWLITFGLLIAIIPRLINLFAVWRRNGTATGTDRVDFLLNLVAIVLAVWNAFVHSRDAYAVAVPGTVLSALTVLLIALGFILLSLQPPVLQGGRHG, from the coding sequence ATGGTCAACCCCGTCGCCCAGGCCCATCGCGGCCTCGGCACCACGCTCTTCAGCCTGTTGAATCCGATACCGTTCGGCTTCTTCGTGGCCGGCCTCATCTTCGACATCCTCTATCTCAACACCGCCGAGGTGATGTGGGGCAAGTCGGCGGCATGGCTGATCACCTTCGGCCTGCTGATCGCCATCATCCCGCGCCTGATCAACCTGTTCGCGGTATGGCGCCGCAACGGTACCGCCACCGGTACCGACCGCGTCGACTTCCTGCTCAACCTGGTCGCCATCGTGCTGGCCGTCTGGAATGCGTTCGTGCACAGCCGCGACGCCTATGCCGTTGCCGTGCCCGGCACCGTTCTCTCGGCGCTGACCGTGCTGCTGATCGCGCTGGGCTTCATCCTGCTTTCGCTGCAGCCGCCGGTGCTGCAGGGAGGTCGTCATGGCTAA
- the cyoC gene encoding cytochrome o ubiquinol oxidase subunit III: MNLLTRPELADDALADAAHHEHDHAHEQGGMKVFGMWVYLMSDLVLFGSLFASYAVLSTAYAGGPTGKELFSLPFVMAETFLLLVSSITYGQAVLAMHRLDRAAVLRWLGATFVLGASFIGMEIYEFSHLIHEGAGPSTSAYLSAFFALVATHGLHVASGLIWMAVVMHQVYRRGLTPTNITRVSCLSLFWHFLDLVWICVFTFVYLIGAF, translated from the coding sequence ATGAACCTGTTGACCCGCCCCGAGCTGGCCGACGACGCGCTGGCCGACGCGGCGCACCACGAACACGACCACGCCCACGAACAGGGTGGCATGAAGGTGTTCGGCATGTGGGTCTACCTCATGTCCGACCTGGTGCTGTTCGGTTCGCTGTTCGCCTCGTACGCGGTGCTCAGCACCGCCTACGCCGGCGGACCGACCGGCAAGGAGCTGTTCTCGCTGCCGTTCGTGATGGCCGAAACGTTCCTGCTGCTGGTCTCCAGCATCACCTACGGCCAGGCCGTTCTGGCGATGCACCGTCTGGACAGGGCCGCCGTGCTGCGCTGGCTGGGCGCGACCTTCGTGCTCGGTGCGTCGTTCATCGGCATGGAGATCTACGAGTTCTCGCACCTGATCCATGAAGGCGCAGGCCCCAGCACCAGTGCCTACCTGTCGGCGTTCTTCGCGCTGGTGGCCACCCACGGCCTGCACGTGGCCAGCGGCCTGATCTGGATGGCGGTGGTCATGCACCAGGTCTACCGCCGCGGCCTGACCCCGACCAACATCACCCGCGTTTCGTGCCTGAGCCTGTTCTGGCACTTCCTGGACCTGGTCTGGATCTGCGTCTTCACCTTCGTTTACCTGATTGGAGCCTTCTGA
- a CDS encoding S8 family serine peptidase has translation MMKTTILLSTLAFAAMTSPAWAQSSGQTPPAKTLSTVDAQELKASATGRAFDVGGTRFQLSPSTSVKQAAGGQFTITPQTAATATSRSKRSLDGAAAAGADAGAGKFAAAVSNDGAPVVATSRVKVFFTDAGSAQRAAKATGGTVVKVSKAAGLAIVEYPSVNAALDASTRLLSTAGVKAAEPDVVQWEEKK, from the coding sequence ATGATGAAGACGACCATTCTGTTGAGCACGCTCGCCTTCGCGGCGATGACCTCCCCTGCCTGGGCACAGAGCTCGGGGCAGACCCCGCCTGCAAAGACCCTGTCCACCGTGGATGCGCAGGAGCTGAAGGCCTCGGCCACCGGCCGTGCCTTCGATGTGGGCGGCACACGCTTCCAGCTGTCGCCGTCCACCTCGGTAAAGCAGGCGGCGGGCGGCCAGTTCACGATCACCCCGCAGACAGCAGCCACCGCCACTTCGCGCAGCAAGCGTTCGCTGGATGGCGCGGCCGCAGCGGGTGCTGACGCCGGTGCCGGCAAGTTCGCCGCCGCGGTATCCAATGATGGTGCGCCGGTGGTGGCGACCTCGCGGGTGAAAGTGTTCTTTACCGATGCGGGCTCGGCGCAGCGTGCGGCCAAGGCCACCGGGGGCACCGTGGTGAAGGTGTCCAAGGCCGCAGGCCTGGCGATCGTGGAGTACCCGTCGGTGAACGCGGCACTGGATGCGAGCACCCGGCTGCTGTCGACCGCGGGCGTCAAGGCGGCCGAGCCGGACGTGGTGCAGTGGGAAGAGAAGAAGTGA
- a CDS encoding aminotransferase-like domain-containing protein produces the protein MTPPAAGRRLKHPNRTWVRPFREGGGPLYLQIAQQVREAVDDGVLRPGDRLPPQRDLAQQVGVDLTTVTRAFAELRQAGLLDAQGAGGTFIAMSAGNRSTSVDLSMNIPPLLGSAPFAQGMEAGFQHLGQQLGQGELMSYHVGAGSRDDRGAAVQWLAPILGPVPADRVVICPGAQTALCALILARTQPGELIAAEALTYPGLLAAARVLQRGVVPVAMDAEGMLPDALEEACQRRRPRLLYLVPTIQNPTTATMSAQRRQALLAVARQHELTVIEDDPYWLLAGDAAPPLAALAGSDCPVYYISTLSKCLAPGLRTAYLVVPAGAPMEPVLDALRAIALMPTQSMVAVASHWIRSGQAQDMVLRFQQELRERQAIAARYLPPQRQAHPAGLHVWLPLPPRLDQYRLIQAAQEQGLGIASSDAFSVEEPPPGNAIRLSLGGAVDQDALAGALAKLNEILSEAPDARHSAIV, from the coding sequence ATGACGCCTCCTGCCGCCGGCCGCCGCCTGAAGCACCCCAACCGGACCTGGGTTCGCCCCTTCCGCGAGGGCGGCGGACCGCTGTACCTGCAGATTGCCCAGCAGGTGCGCGAGGCGGTGGACGACGGCGTGCTGCGCCCGGGTGACCGCCTGCCGCCGCAGCGCGACCTGGCCCAGCAGGTGGGCGTGGACCTGACCACGGTCACCCGCGCCTTTGCCGAACTGCGCCAGGCCGGCCTGCTGGACGCCCAGGGCGCCGGCGGTACCTTCATCGCGATGTCCGCCGGCAATCGCAGCACCTCGGTCGACCTGAGCATGAACATCCCGCCGCTGCTGGGCAGCGCGCCATTCGCACAGGGCATGGAGGCCGGCTTCCAGCACCTGGGCCAGCAGCTGGGCCAGGGCGAGTTGATGAGCTACCACGTCGGTGCCGGCAGCCGTGATGACCGCGGCGCCGCGGTGCAGTGGCTGGCGCCGATCCTCGGCCCGGTGCCTGCCGACCGTGTGGTGATCTGCCCCGGCGCGCAGACCGCGCTGTGCGCGCTGATCCTGGCCCGCACCCAGCCGGGCGAGCTGATTGCCGCTGAAGCGCTGACCTACCCCGGCCTGCTGGCCGCCGCGCGCGTGCTGCAGCGGGGCGTGGTGCCGGTGGCGATGGACGCCGAGGGCATGCTGCCCGACGCGCTGGAGGAGGCCTGCCAGCGGCGCCGGCCGCGCCTGCTGTACCTGGTGCCGACCATCCAGAACCCGACCACGGCCACGATGTCGGCGCAGCGCCGGCAGGCCCTGCTGGCCGTGGCGCGGCAGCACGAACTGACCGTGATCGAGGATGACCCGTACTGGCTGCTGGCCGGCGATGCCGCACCGCCGCTGGCCGCCCTGGCCGGCAGCGACTGCCCGGTCTACTACATCTCCACCCTGTCCAAGTGCCTGGCGCCGGGCCTGCGCACCGCCTACCTGGTGGTGCCGGCCGGCGCGCCGATGGAGCCGGTGCTGGATGCCCTGCGCGCGATTGCGCTGATGCCCACCCAGTCGATGGTGGCCGTGGCCTCGCACTGGATCCGCAGCGGCCAGGCGCAGGACATGGTGCTGCGCTTCCAGCAGGAACTGCGCGAACGCCAGGCCATTGCCGCGCGCTACCTGCCGCCGCAGCGCCAGGCCCATCCGGCCGGGCTGCACGTGTGGCTGCCGCTGCCACCGCGGCTGGACCAGTACCGGCTGATCCAGGCTGCACAGGAACAGGGGCTGGGCATTGCCAGCTCGGACGCCTTCAGCGTGGAAGAGCCGCCGCCGGGCAACGCGATCCGGCTGTCGCTGGGTGGTGCGGTGGACCAGGACGCGCTGGCCGGGGCGCTGGCCAAACTGAACGAAATCCTGTCCGAGGCGCCTGACGCACGGCATTCGGCAATCGTCTGA
- the cyoB gene encoding cytochrome o ubiquinol oxidase subunit I, with protein sequence MLGKLTWEAVPLHEPIVVVTLAAMVLGGLALLGAVTYFKLWGLLWRDWFTTVDHKKIGIMYVVVALVMLVRGFADALMMRAQLAAAGPGSDGFLPPEHYDQIFTAHGVIMIFFVATPFVVGLMNIIVPLQIGARDMAFPFLNAFSFWIFVVGAALMMISLGVGEFAMTGWVAYPPLSGIEFSPGVGVDYYIWALQASGIGTLLTGVNLFITILRMRAPGMTLMKMPVFTWTVLVTSVIIIAAFPILTVALGALTLDRYLDFNFYTNTLGGNPMMYVNLVWAWGHPEVYILVLPAFGIFSEVTATFSRKKLFGYTSMVGATLAIGILSFVVWLHHFFTMGSGASVNAFFGIMTMIIAIPTGVKIFTWLFTMYGGRVEFSVPMLWTIAFLVTFTIGGMTGVLLAIPGADFLLHNSLFLVAHFHNTIIGGALFGYLAGFAYWFPKVFGFTLNERLGKWSFACWVIGFYLAFMPLYMLGFMGMTRRMNQYDNPAWTPYLIAAFIGALFVFAGIILMLVQIYVSVRDRKRNLDLTGDPWNARTLEWATPSPPPFYNFAVVPRADALDAFHEAKKRGLPPPPKTYAPIHMPKNTGVPLILNVWILVLCFALVWHIWWMAGASFIAMIATLIVRSYDEDVDYYVSAEEVARTEAANHAKLKEVRA encoded by the coding sequence ATGTTGGGTAAATTGACGTGGGAGGCCGTGCCGTTGCACGAGCCGATCGTCGTGGTCACCTTGGCGGCCATGGTGCTGGGTGGCCTCGCGCTGCTTGGCGCGGTGACGTACTTCAAGCTGTGGGGCCTGCTGTGGCGGGACTGGTTCACCACCGTCGACCACAAGAAGATCGGCATCATGTACGTGGTGGTGGCGCTGGTCATGCTGGTGCGTGGCTTTGCCGACGCGCTGATGATGCGTGCGCAGCTGGCCGCGGCCGGGCCGGGCAGTGACGGCTTCCTGCCGCCCGAGCACTACGACCAGATCTTCACCGCGCACGGCGTGATCATGATCTTCTTCGTGGCCACCCCGTTCGTGGTCGGCCTGATGAACATCATCGTGCCGCTGCAGATCGGCGCGCGCGACATGGCCTTCCCGTTCCTCAACGCCTTCAGCTTCTGGATCTTCGTGGTCGGCGCGGCGCTGATGATGATCTCGCTGGGTGTTGGCGAATTCGCCATGACCGGCTGGGTGGCCTATCCGCCGCTGTCGGGCATCGAGTTCAGTCCTGGCGTCGGCGTGGACTACTACATCTGGGCGTTGCAGGCTTCGGGCATCGGCACATTGCTGACCGGCGTCAACCTGTTCATCACCATCCTGCGCATGCGTGCGCCGGGCATGACGCTGATGAAGATGCCGGTGTTCACCTGGACCGTGCTGGTCACCAGCGTGATCATCATCGCTGCGTTCCCGATCCTGACCGTGGCGCTGGGTGCGCTGACCCTGGACCGCTACCTGGATTTCAATTTCTACACCAACACATTGGGTGGCAACCCGATGATGTACGTGAACCTGGTGTGGGCCTGGGGCCACCCGGAGGTGTACATCCTGGTGCTGCCGGCGTTCGGCATCTTCTCGGAAGTGACTGCCACGTTCTCGCGCAAGAAGCTGTTCGGCTACACGTCGATGGTCGGCGCAACGCTGGCGATCGGCATCCTGTCGTTCGTGGTCTGGCTGCACCACTTCTTCACCATGGGCTCCGGTGCCAGCGTCAATGCCTTCTTCGGCATCATGACGATGATCATCGCCATTCCCACCGGGGTGAAGATCTTCACCTGGCTGTTCACCATGTACGGCGGCCGCGTCGAGTTCAGCGTGCCGATGCTGTGGACCATCGCCTTCCTGGTCACCTTCACCATCGGCGGCATGACCGGCGTGCTGCTGGCCATTCCGGGCGCGGACTTCCTGCTGCACAACAGCCTGTTCCTGGTGGCCCACTTCCACAACACCATCATCGGTGGCGCACTGTTCGGCTACCTGGCCGGCTTCGCCTACTGGTTCCCGAAGGTGTTCGGCTTCACCCTCAACGAGCGCCTGGGCAAGTGGTCCTTCGCCTGCTGGGTGATCGGCTTCTACCTGGCCTTCATGCCGCTGTACATGCTCGGCTTCATGGGCATGACCCGGCGCATGAACCAGTACGACAACCCGGCGTGGACGCCGTACCTGATCGCCGCCTTCATCGGTGCACTGTTCGTGTTCGCGGGCATCATCCTGATGCTGGTGCAGATCTACGTGAGCGTGCGTGACCGTAAGCGCAACCTGGACCTGACCGGCGACCCGTGGAACGCACGCACGCTGGAATGGGCCACGCCTTCGCCGCCGCCGTTCTACAACTTCGCCGTGGTGCCCAGGGCCGATGCGCTGGATGCCTTCCACGAAGCGAAGAAGCGTGGCCTGCCGCCGCCGCCGAAGACGTACGCGCCGATCCACATGCCGAAGAACACAGGCGTGCCGTTGATCCTCAACGTCTGGATCCTGGTGCTGTGCTTCGCCCTGGTGTGGCACATCTGGTGGATGGCCGGCGCCAGCTTCATCGCGATGATCGCCACGTTGATCGTGCGTTCCTACGACGAGGACGTGGACTACTACGTCAGCGCCGAGGAGGTGGCACGCACCGAAGCGGCCAACCATGCCAAGCTGAAGGAGGTACGTGCATGA
- the cyoA gene encoding ubiquinol oxidase subunit II — translation MNICWNRIRLALVALACVALTGCDWVLLDSKGMVGLAQRDLILICIGLMLIVVIPAIVLTFVFAWRFRAGNTKANYTPDWSHSTKVEIVVWGVPLIIIAVLAVIVWQSTHELDPYKPLDVAGEPLHVDVIATDWKWVFVYPDLGIATVNQLNFPANRPLAFNITSNSTMNTFFIPQLGGQIYAMAGMRTQLHLIANEPGQFRGMSGNYSGHGFSNMKFIATASSDEAFERWVAEVRSAPQALDFEQFKALAAPSKNAPVQHFSSVEPLLFKKVIDQFIGVGENTAAATPVGAAGGVQVSQE, via the coding sequence ATGAATATCTGCTGGAACCGCATCCGCCTGGCGCTGGTCGCCCTGGCCTGCGTCGCCCTGACGGGCTGCGACTGGGTGCTGCTGGATTCGAAGGGCATGGTCGGGCTCGCCCAGCGCGACCTGATCCTGATCTGCATCGGCCTGATGCTGATCGTGGTGATACCGGCCATCGTGCTCACCTTCGTGTTCGCCTGGCGCTTCCGCGCCGGCAACACCAAGGCGAACTACACGCCGGACTGGTCGCACTCCACCAAGGTGGAAATCGTGGTCTGGGGCGTGCCGCTGATCATCATCGCGGTGCTGGCGGTGATCGTGTGGCAGTCCACCCACGAACTGGACCCGTACAAGCCGCTGGACGTGGCCGGTGAACCGCTGCACGTGGATGTGATCGCCACCGACTGGAAGTGGGTGTTCGTGTACCCGGACCTGGGCATCGCCACGGTCAACCAGCTCAACTTCCCGGCCAACCGCCCGCTGGCGTTCAACATCACCTCCAACTCGACGATGAACACCTTCTTCATCCCGCAGCTGGGTGGGCAGATCTATGCGATGGCCGGCATGCGCACGCAGCTGCACCTGATCGCCAACGAGCCGGGCCAGTTCCGCGGCATGTCCGGCAACTACAGCGGGCATGGCTTCTCGAACATGAAGTTCATCGCCACCGCCAGCAGCGACGAGGCGTTCGAGCGCTGGGTGGCCGAGGTGCGCAGCGCACCGCAGGCACTGGATTTCGAGCAGTTCAAGGCACTGGCCGCACCGTCGAAGAACGCGCCGGTGCAGCACTTCTCCAGTGTCGAGCCGCTGCTGTTCAAGAAGGTCATCGACCAGTTCATCGGCGTTGGTGAAAACACCGCTGCCGCCACCCCGGTGGGCGCTGCCGGCGGTGTCCAGGTTTCCCAGGAGTAA
- a CDS encoding S8 family serine peptidase, with translation MKRHTQRSAPPRSARLALATALVLGSLAVTAQAQQADPLAGIQWHLLNTGQTVPADTLPVAGNDLNVDGLFRNGIRGQGVVIGIVDDGLQIAHPDLAANVAAVAGKNFANGSNNPTPSNPDADNHGTMVGGIAGAVGANNRGVRGVAPAATLKGFNVLASNAQGNQQSNIEYAWWDGAESADVQVFNNSWGAGPGNPNLPVAYSQNTANAYEQALSGTRGGRGGIYVKSAGNNFNNASISQTQDVCTTDTKNRNTGCVPAGRDPRNNLFNVITVGAVRADGVRSSYSSTGSALWVSAFGGEYGLQAQYAPNLVARAYDPAIVTTDVTGCTQGSNKNSNRQNTLDSNLSAIDSTCNYTAKMNGTSASAPMVSGVAALVLEANPNLSYRDVKYILATTATRNHPNQPAVTLADGRVLVPGWTVNAANRAYSNWYGFGVVNAARAVQVAESFQSLGPLLDTGWRTTTRTVAIGNTSAAAARLTFQVANGARNIESVQLGFRVNHSNTRQLQFVLVSPSGTRSVVQPAFTAIGSGTNGVQRNFTNWDLLSSNAFLDESATGTWTLEVTDMGQAANAASRGNLEFFKIRVLGH, from the coding sequence ATGAAGCGACACACGCAACGCTCCGCGCCACCGCGCTCTGCGCGCCTGGCCCTGGCCACTGCCCTGGTACTGGGCAGCCTGGCCGTTACCGCCCAGGCGCAGCAGGCCGATCCACTGGCCGGTATCCAGTGGCATCTGCTCAATACCGGGCAGACCGTGCCGGCCGATACGCTGCCGGTGGCCGGCAACGATCTGAATGTCGACGGCCTGTTCCGCAATGGCATCCGTGGCCAGGGCGTAGTGATCGGCATCGTCGATGACGGCCTGCAGATCGCCCACCCGGACCTGGCCGCCAACGTGGCGGCGGTGGCCGGCAAGAACTTCGCTAACGGCTCCAACAATCCCACGCCGTCCAACCCGGATGCCGACAATCACGGCACCATGGTCGGCGGCATTGCCGGTGCAGTGGGCGCCAACAACCGCGGCGTACGCGGCGTTGCACCGGCCGCCACGCTGAAGGGCTTCAACGTGCTGGCCTCCAATGCGCAGGGCAATCAGCAGAGCAACATCGAATACGCCTGGTGGGATGGCGCGGAGTCGGCCGATGTGCAGGTGTTCAACAACAGCTGGGGCGCCGGCCCGGGCAATCCCAACCTGCCGGTGGCCTACAGCCAGAACACCGCCAACGCCTATGAGCAGGCGCTGTCGGGCACGCGCGGCGGCCGCGGCGGCATCTACGTGAAGTCGGCCGGCAACAACTTCAACAACGCTTCGATCAGCCAGACCCAGGACGTCTGCACCACCGACACCAAGAACCGCAACACCGGCTGTGTGCCGGCCGGGCGCGATCCACGCAACAACCTGTTCAACGTGATCACCGTGGGTGCGGTGCGCGCCGATGGCGTGCGTTCGTCGTACTCGTCCACCGGTTCGGCGCTGTGGGTATCAGCCTTCGGTGGCGAGTACGGCCTACAGGCACAGTACGCGCCGAACCTGGTGGCACGCGCCTACGACCCGGCCATCGTCACCACCGACGTGACCGGCTGCACGCAGGGCAGCAACAAGAACAGCAACCGCCAGAACACACTGGACAGCAACCTGTCGGCCATCGACAGCACCTGCAACTACACCGCCAAGATGAACGGTACGTCGGCGTCGGCACCGATGGTGTCGGGCGTGGCGGCGCTGGTGCTGGAAGCCAACCCGAACCTGTCCTACCGCGATGTGAAGTACATCCTGGCCACCACCGCCACCCGCAACCATCCCAACCAGCCGGCGGTGACACTGGCCGATGGCCGCGTGCTGGTACCGGGCTGGACGGTGAACGCTGCCAACCGTGCCTACAGCAACTGGTATGGCTTCGGCGTGGTCAATGCGGCACGTGCGGTGCAGGTGGCCGAATCCTTCCAGTCGCTGGGCCCGCTGCTGGATACCGGCTGGCGCACCACCACGCGCACCGTTGCCATCGGCAATACCTCGGCCGCTGCGGCGCGGTTGACCTTCCAGGTGGCCAATGGCGCACGCAACATCGAGTCGGTGCAGCTGGGCTTCCGGGTGAACCACAGCAACACCCGCCAGCTGCAGTTCGTGCTGGTGTCGCCCAGCGGCACGCGCAGCGTGGTGCAGCCGGCCTTCACCGCCATCGGTTCGGGCACCAATGGCGTGCAGCGCAACTTCACCAACTGGGACCTGCTGTCCAGCAATGCCTTCCTGGATGAGAGTGCCACCGGCACCTGGACCCTGGAAGTGACCGACATGGGGCAGGCCGCGAACGCTGCATCGCGCGGCAACCTCGAATTCTTCAAGATCCGCGTTCTGGGGCACTGA
- a CDS encoding SCO family protein: protein MTCIAFRSHVLRLAAGALLGLLAGCSAQSRMDFYSKDIACEALGQHWTMPDSTGTVRGPKDLQGQVTYLFFGFTSCPDVCPTTMVELSQVKHLMGKEADRLQVVFVSVDPARDTPEVARTYVEAFDPKAIALVGNEAQLAAMASDFKAFYEKEPGQVPETYTMSHIAGGYVFDRQGRLRLFAPYGMPVQQLFSDVQRLLLEPEHPAAGSEALATCALPRSASIAAR, encoded by the coding sequence GTGACGTGTATTGCTTTCCGCAGCCATGTCCTGCGGCTTGCCGCAGGCGCGCTGCTCGGCCTGCTGGCCGGCTGCAGCGCGCAGTCGCGCATGGATTTCTACTCCAAGGACATCGCCTGCGAAGCGCTCGGCCAGCATTGGACGATGCCCGACAGCACCGGCACCGTGCGCGGCCCGAAGGACCTGCAGGGGCAGGTGACCTATCTGTTCTTCGGTTTCACCAGTTGCCCGGATGTCTGCCCGACCACGATGGTCGAGCTCAGCCAGGTCAAGCACCTGATGGGCAAGGAGGCCGACCGGCTGCAGGTAGTGTTCGTCAGCGTCGACCCGGCCCGCGACACGCCGGAGGTAGCGCGCACCTACGTGGAAGCCTTCGATCCCAAGGCGATCGCGCTGGTCGGCAACGAAGCGCAACTGGCCGCGATGGCCAGCGACTTCAAGGCGTTCTACGAAAAGGAACCCGGCCAGGTGCCCGAGACCTACACCATGAGCCACATCGCCGGTGGCTACGTGTTCGACCGCCAGGGCCGGCTGCGCCTGTTCGCGCCGTACGGCATGCCGGTGCAGCAGCTGTTCTCGGATGTGCAGCGGTTGTTGCTGGAGCCGGAGCATCCGGCTGCAGGCAGCGAAGCCCTCGCCACCTGTGCCCTGCCGCGCAGCGCCAGCATCGCCGCCCGGTAG
- a CDS encoding DUF6436 domain-containing protein has protein sequence MGAAAPRPRLSMLTVMIALACVFMAGVAVALWQYFGYGEQSTFAEQAIVFDDAQLRLPAALAGDTGRIRVVHFWDPACAVCNRETGAHLSYLISMYRRAGIDFYAVRRPGTQGELPTPLRDKVIHLATIEGIEHIPASPAVAIWDRSGHLAYAGPYSIGMVCNSANSFVEPLLDRLVRGDTVRPKGLLAVGCYCPWQAQR, from the coding sequence ATGGGCGCGGCCGCGCCGCGCCCACGCCTTTCGATGCTGACGGTGATGATCGCCCTCGCCTGTGTGTTCATGGCCGGCGTGGCGGTGGCACTGTGGCAGTACTTCGGCTATGGCGAGCAATCCACCTTTGCCGAACAGGCGATCGTGTTCGACGATGCACAGCTGCGGCTGCCGGCCGCACTGGCCGGCGACACCGGGCGCATCCGCGTGGTGCATTTCTGGGACCCGGCCTGCGCGGTGTGCAACCGCGAAACCGGTGCGCACCTGAGCTACCTGATCAGCATGTACCGCCGCGCCGGCATCGACTTCTATGCGGTCCGCCGTCCTGGTACGCAGGGGGAACTGCCCACGCCGCTGCGCGACAAGGTGATCCATCTGGCGACGATCGAAGGCATCGAGCACATTCCCGCCAGCCCGGCGGTGGCCATCTGGGACCGCAGCGGCCATCTGGCCTACGCCGGCCCGTACAGCATCGGCATGGTCTGCAATTCGGCCAACAGCTTCGTCGAACCGCTGCTGGACAGACTGGTGCGCGGGGACACCGTGCGCCCGAAAGGACTGCTTGCCGTGGGCTGCTACTGCCCCTGGCAGGCCCAGCGCTGA